The Ovis aries strain OAR_USU_Benz2616 breed Rambouillet chromosome X, ARS-UI_Ramb_v3.0, whole genome shotgun sequence genomic sequence AGCATCCAGTGTCACGTGACATGGGCTGCCATAGTAACAGGCCTCCTGCCTTGCATTTTATCCAATCAGATATGGACAGTGTTTGTGACTTCAGGGAGGGCAGGGCTTATAAACTCCGACGACTGCCTTCAATTCCCGCATGTCCTTTCTTCTGAGTAGTGGGGACTGGTGGCTCTGACATGGCTCAGCCATCCTCTGACAACTCTGAGGAAGACCTGGGCACCAACAAAGCCGGAACCTCCAAAATAGAGCCCTCTGAAATGGAGTTCTCTGAAACAGAGACCTCAGAAACGGAGCCCTCTGACACAGAGACCTCGGAAACCGAGCCCTCCGAACCAGAGCCGTATGATGCtgagccaaagaaggagaaacagAAGACAGCTAAGGGCCGCCGCCTCCGTCGCCGCCGTCTGGACAACTTTGCAAGCTTCGCCACATATTTCCCCAGGGTGCTGAGGCAAGTGCACACCGGCCTGAGTCTCTCTCACGAGGCCATGAACGTCATGGATTCGTTCGTGAAGGATATGTTTGAGCAGATTGCCGAAGAAGCTGGGAGCCTGGCCCGCTCCAACAAGCACTGCACCATCACGAGTGGGGAGATCCAGACAGCCGTGAGTCTTCTCTTGCCTGGGGAGATCGGCAAGTACGCAGTGTCCGAGGCCACCAAGTCGGTCATCAGATACAACACCCGCAGATGAACTGCCTCATGACCACTGCAACATCGCAAACCAAAGACTCTTATCAGAACCACTTGAAGGGAAAAGACCTGTAGTGATAAAGAGCCACATCCATCCACTCTGACTTCTTTACGTATGCCctactttccatctttaaaacttttccaTCCCAAGGAAAGCATTAAAAACCTCATCAAGTGTGCTTCAATAACGGTCGGTTGTGTCATTTGCTTGATGGAAAAATCGTGtacttttttcttaatgtattgCAACTCGTCGCTTTCCTAAATGGTTATTTCTATTCGTGGTTTATCAGTCAGCAATTTTAAGGATCTTTATGGTCAAAATTCTTTCCCTAAAAGTTTCATTggcctttttcactttcattctcccACCTATATTTAGGTATCATCCAGGGATTTTTATAtgggatatgctgctgctgctactgctgctaaatcgcttcagtcgtttccaactctgtgcatccccagagacagcagcccaccaggctcccccatctctgggattctccaggcaagaacactggagtaggttgccatttccttctccaatgcatgaaagtgaaagtgaagtcgctcagtcgtgtccaactcctagcgaccccatggactgcaacccaccaggctcctccgtccatgggatttgcaacCTATAAACAGCAGTGtgtgcttccccggtggctcagtggtaaagaatccgcctacaatgcaggagtcccaggaatggcaggttcgatccctgggtcagaacgatcccctggaagagggcatggcaacccactccagtagtcttacctggaaaattccatggacagaggaacctggtgggctacaatccatagagtctgaaagagtcagaaacgactcaAACCACCTAGCATTCCGGCATCCATTTCTTGGGGCTTCGCAGTTGACATCAGTGGTAAgaaacttgcctgcaatgcaggagacacagcagccctgggtttgatccctaggtggagaaggttccctggaggagggcatggaaacccactccagtattcttgcatggataagccccatggacagaggaccctactgggctacagtccatggagtcgcaaagagtccgacatgactcaAGAGGCTTAGCACACACAGATGCATCCATTTCTTGTTGTGGGACATGTTCTACCTCTTTGCATCAGCAAAAGAGGAGGAGGATCAGCAATTAAGAGAAATAAGATGACTTCTTCTTCTACCTCAAGTATTTGACTGCTAATGCTTAAgagaatatttactgaatttaatgtccattgtgttttcttcttggtgcattgacttttttttctatAGGTATACTGCTGAATCTCAAAGTAGTTGGTGATTTTcctattccttttttaaagattgaTTTCAAGCTGACTTCATCCTTGGAGAGAGATAAAGCACTCTGAGATTTCAGTCCTTTgtaatttattttggttttcattagaacttaatatttcattttattttatactactcattttgaacttgaaaataagcaacaagaa encodes the following:
- the LOC114111698 gene encoding late histone H2B.L4-like, which codes for MAQPSSDNSEEDLGTNKAGTSKIEPSEMEFSETETSETEPSDTETSETEPSEPEPYDAEPKKEKQKTAKGRRLRRRRLDNFASFATYFPRVLRQVHTGLSLSHEAMNVMDSFVKDMFEQIAEEAGSLARSNKHCTITSGEIQTAVSLLLPGEIGKYAVSEATKSVIRYNTRR